One window of Aphelocoma coerulescens isolate FSJ_1873_10779 chromosome 17, UR_Acoe_1.0, whole genome shotgun sequence genomic DNA carries:
- the RNF224 gene encoding RING finger protein 224, whose amino-acid sequence MSQAGGSPRAEDVGPCVGAHSRTPSRGSQRVECIICYSSYDLGVRLPRRLYCGHTFCQACLKRLDAVTNEQRWIPCPQCRQNTPTPRGGVTMLDLDLATFLAVKADKEHPRVAGRSPPALPAKGSCKEQAVTQQPAGLCQEPLPPALFPRRGCCRLCLCCGVTAAFES is encoded by the coding sequence atgTCCCAGGCCGGTGGCAGCCCCCGGGCAGAGGATGTGGGGCCGTGTGTCGGGGCGCACTCGCGCACCCCGAGCCGGGGCAGCCAGCGCGTCGAGTGCATCATCTGCTACTCCTCCTACGACCTGGGCGTGCGGCTGCCGCGGCGCCTCTACTGCGGCCACACCTTCTGCCAGGCCTGCCTGAAGCGCCTGGACGCCGTCACCAACGAGCAGCGCTGGATCCCCTGCCCGCAGTGCCGCCAGAACACGCCCACGCCGCGCGGCGGGGTCACCATGCTCGACCTCGACCTGGCCACCTTCCTGGCCGTCAAGGCGGACAAGGAGCACCCGCGGGTGGCCGGCAGGTCCCCGCCCGCGCTGCCCGCCAAGGGCTCGTGCAAGGAGCAGGCGGTGACCCAGCAGCCGGCGGGGCTGTGCCAAGAGCCGCTGCCCCCGGCGCTGTTCCCCCGGCGCGGCTGCTGCCGGCTGTGCCTGTGCTGCGGGGTGACCGCGGCCTTCGAGAGctga
- the LRRC26 gene encoding leucine-rich repeat-containing protein 26, which produces MQVCSRVSRGMNASGRTEPSTAQHRQPAPPGSAGSTGQGEARGSREPVRGAIPARRVREPSVPQGAAMGCRRVPGPVLALLLLLCPPPSPACPAACRCAPGEADCSERGLREVPWSLPTNTSTLWLGYNFITVLGPRSFPALPGLRLLSLAHNRLELIHGQALLGLGALQELDLSHNLLTVLTPETFLPLTSLATLNLGSNRLGELEPGVLGALPQLRALLLQDNPWVCSCGILPLWRWLSHNREKVREKSLLLCRVPEQLNKYPIMAFGDESFRQCQGTSLSSQQYITFFIIGPFSFIASIFFCTFMGSLIVFYHSLRRESHCWRRPRICRVH; this is translated from the exons atGCAGGTTTGCAGCCGGGTGAGCAGGGGAATGAATGCGAGCGGCCGCACGGAGCCGAGCACTGCCCAGCACCGCCAGCCAGCCCCGCCGGGCTCAGCCGGGAGCACGGGGCAGGGCGAGGCGCGGGGCTCTAGGGAACCTGTCCGCGGGGCAATCCCAGCACGGCGGGTCAGGGAGCCCTCTGTGCCTCAGGGGGCGGCCATGGGCTGCCGGAGGGTGCCCGGCCCcgtgctggccctgctgctgctcctgtgccctcCGCCCTCGCCAGCCTGCCCGGCCGCCTGCCGCTGCGCCCCGGGAGAGGCGGACTGCAGCGAGCGGGGTCTCCGCGAGGTGCCCTGGAGCCTCCCGACCAACACCAGCACCTTGTGGCTCGGCTACAACTTCATCACCGTGCTGGGGCCGCGCTCCTTCCCTGCGCTGCCGGGGCTGcggctgctcagcctggcccacAACCGGCTGGAGCTGATCCACGGCCAGGCGCTGCTGGGGCTCGGGgcgctgcaggagctggacctCAGCCACAACCTCCTCACGGTGCTGACCCCCGAGACCTTCCTGCCCCTCACCAGCCTGGCCACGCTCAACCTGGGCAGCAacaggctgggggagctggagcCTGGGGTGCTGGGCGCCTTGCCTCAGCTCCGAGCCCTtctgctgcaggacaacccctgGGTGTGCAGCTGCGGCATCCTGCCCCTCTGGCGCTGGCTCAGCCACAACAGGGAGAAAGTGCGAG agaagagtTTGCTCCTGTGCAGAGTTCCAGAGCAGCTGAACAAGTATCCAATCATGGCCTTTGGGGATGAGTCCTTCAGGCAATGCCAGGGGACCTCGCTGTCCTCCCAGCAGTACATCACCTTCTTCATCATTGGACCTTTCTCCTTCATCGCCAGCATCTTCTTCTGCACCTTCATGGGGTCCCTCATAGTGTTCTACCACAGCCTGCGCCGGGAATCCCACTGCTGGAGGAGACCCCGCATCTGCAGGGTGCACTGA
- the LOC138119823 gene encoding uncharacterized protein, which produces MPVWAGSVGWSWGCAVGAGCGVFLPRSLGAGPSVCLSVARGGAARGGPCRRKRSRGRAAPQRPEPRARGVSVPQGVGDARRVLTRGREMDRGITVENPYASVNIPREQFQQSFITRYLRDEPTVIANPAAVPTHGVEEQTDHSNGWNSPTIAVDKSWSRPYNPYASLRMPNGESSASFYTVTLDKPSKGPERGAGRRCGFCRCCSWCPKCCCVIS; this is translated from the exons ATGCCGGTGTGGGCTGGGTCGGTCGGTTGGTCTTGGGGCTGCGCGGTGGGTGCTGGGTGTGGGGTGTTCTTGCCCCGGTCTCTCGGGGCCGGtccgtctgtctgtctgtcGGTCGCTCGGGGCGGCGCCGCTCGGGGCGGTCCGTGCAGGAGGAAGCGCAGCCGGGGCAGAGCGGCCCCGCAGCGGCCGGAGCCGCGCGCTCG CGGGGTCTCTGTCCCACAGGGGGTGGGCGATGCCAGACGTGTGCTGACAAGGGGCAGGGAGATGGATCGTGGGATCACCGTGGAAAACCCCTACGCCAGCGTCAACATCCCACGGGAGCAGTTCCAGCAGAGCTTCATCACTCGCTACCTGAGGGATGAGCCCACCGTCATCGCCAACCCCGCGGCCGTGCCCACCCACGGCGTGGAGGAGCAGACAGACCATTCTAATGGCtggaacagcccgaccatcgcCGTGGACAAGTCCTGGTCACGTCCCTACAACCCCTATGCCAGCCTGAGGATGCCCAATGGGGAATCATCTGCCTCCTTCTACACCGTGACCCTGGACAAGCCATCCAAGGGCCCCGAGCGGGGGGCTGGCAGGCGATGTGGCTTCTGCAggtgctgctcctggtgccCAAAGTGCTGCTGTGTCATCTCCTAA